The Eubacteriaceae bacterium Marseille-Q4139 genome has a window encoding:
- a CDS encoding N-6 DNA methylase yields MNKAVMRKEVDYTKSVTQQHIKSLGQYFTNPIIARFMCEWACRNAKTILDPAVGNSVFLQYAAYVNPECELTGYEIDNKILDFFGNPTSANIYNVDYLLNGWDLQFDAIVCNPPYNRFQAVSNRTEILEKISAYTGIKYSSYTNLYILFLIKSIFQMSNNSRLAYIIPSEFLNSKYGVAIKKLMIEKRLLKSIINFRKDKDLFFNATTTCCILLLDKKEKEEISFYNLNSINQLEKPMSMVFENENHISVKYDDINPNEKWRLYLYHEETVSYNNLINLSNFCVVSRGIATGANDFYCFNKTKIREKNIPDFYFEKCICRSADVKSIIFTENDFNALAEQDKMVYLLDIKDGLTEEIKEYIRQGEEEGVNNKYLPASRVPWYTIEQKKPAPIWVSSACRDKIKFVRNLLGIKTLTTFHSVYVRKEYEEYTDLIFCYFLTPIAQTILKENRKELGNGLEKFQPNDLNSALMLDVTLISSEDCEKIMSIYHSLATTITDTELNILNDIFLKYLSNC; encoded by the coding sequence ATGAATAAAGCTGTTATGCGAAAAGAAGTTGATTATACGAAGTCAGTAACACAGCAACATATTAAGTCATTAGGGCAGTATTTCACAAATCCAATAATTGCTCGATTCATGTGTGAATGGGCATGTAGAAATGCCAAAACTATTCTTGATCCCGCGGTAGGTAATAGTGTTTTTTTACAATACGCAGCATATGTCAACCCAGAGTGCGAGCTAACAGGATACGAAATCGACAATAAAATTTTGGACTTTTTTGGAAATCCCACGTCAGCCAATATATATAATGTCGACTACCTATTAAATGGTTGGGATTTACAATTTGATGCTATTGTATGCAATCCTCCATATAATAGGTTTCAAGCCGTTTCAAATCGAACTGAAATACTTGAAAAAATAAGTGCTTATACCGGAATTAAATACAGCAGTTATACAAATTTGTATATATTGTTTCTTATCAAAAGTATTTTCCAAATGTCTAACAATAGTCGATTGGCATATATTATTCCAAGCGAATTTCTCAATTCAAAGTATGGTGTGGCAATTAAAAAACTGATGATTGAAAAAAGATTGCTGAAATCAATTATCAATTTCCGTAAGGATAAAGATTTGTTTTTCAACGCAACTACAACTTGTTGTATTCTGCTTCTTGATAAAAAAGAGAAAGAGGAAATTTCTTTTTATAATCTTAACTCTATTAATCAGCTCGAAAAACCCATGTCAATGGTGTTCGAAAACGAAAATCATATTAGCGTTAAGTATGATGATATTAATCCTAATGAAAAATGGAGACTCTATCTTTATCACGAAGAAACGGTATCATATAACAACCTAATAAATCTTTCAAACTTTTGCGTGGTTTCAAGAGGAATAGCGACAGGAGCGAATGACTTTTACTGCTTTAACAAGACTAAGATTCGTGAAAAAAATATTCCAGACTTTTATTTTGAAAAGTGCATTTGTAGGTCAGCAGATGTCAAATCAATTATCTTTACTGAAAACGATTTCAACGCTTTGGCAGAACAAGACAAAATGGTCTACTTGTTGGATATTAAAGATGGACTTACAGAAGAAATTAAAGAATACATTAGGCAAGGCGAAGAAGAAGGTGTCAATAATAAGTATTTACCAGCCAGCCGAGTTCCTTGGTACACTATAGAACAAAAAAAGCCAGCTCCAATATGGGTAAGTTCTGCATGCAGAGATAAAATTAAGTTTGTAAGGAATCTCCTAGGAATCAAGACACTCACTACATTTCACTCTGTTTATGTAAGAAAAGAATACGAAGAATATACTGATTTGATTTTTTGTTACTTCTTGACACCAATTGCCCAAACGATACTAAAAGAAAACAGAAAAGAATTGGGAAATGGACTGGAAAAATTTCAACCAAACGATTTGAACTCTGCACTTATGTTGGATGTAACATTAATTTCGTCTGAAGATTGTGAAAAGATAATGAGCATTTATCATTCTCTGGCAACAACCATCACAGATACAGAACTTAATATATTAAACGACATATTTCTAAAGTATCTAAGCAATTGCTAA
- a CDS encoding helix-turn-helix transcriptional regulator has product MDIQREFGLRIRQLRKESGMSQEKFALSIDMDRTYLASIEAGKRNPALQNIKKIADGLGISLSDLFLGL; this is encoded by the coding sequence TTGGATATTCAAAGAGAGTTTGGTCTAAGGATACGACAATTACGAAAAGAGAGTGGAATGAGTCAAGAAAAATTTGCCCTGTCTATTGATATGGACAGAACCTATCTTGCTTCGATTGAAGCGGGCAAGAGAAATCCTGCGCTCCAAAACATCAAGAAAATTGCTGATGGGTTGGGAATATCTTTGAGTGACTTATTTCTAGGATTATAA
- a CDS encoding response regulator — MTYAKKRKRKLMRNMRFNLILFFVLIGIGIFSFHMVKEVLLKSSQDLGSALAANCASEMQNQLTVYETLLNFGEDQADRQENTSTEQIEEWLQMYFVWLQRVLGSDIVDPYAIVDGKIVAANPWEGDDTYDFESSEWYQKAAASPGETIFTDVYRDVIYDRSVITIAQKSPSQEDDIVIAFDIFPENFQFRETALDEQEGGSFFLCDGNGQIIYSETDWTGPEEELSQYILGVLASIERGEQDSYDSSITDLDGKQRGVYYTWMPNGWISIITIPYSSILWYLRQFFAGFCLVFLLLVLILAVITWREYRFYKKIERTDETVRVLGNSYYAIYRINYGDDTYEMIKGSDYIRSRIPAAGPYSELLTVMTEVIEEEAKEEYLASFSTENIRKLVSRRIKDFGGDFLRKFGEEYRWVNVRILFDESLAPDEVVLCFSEVDQEKRSQLQERKLLKNSLEMSRQSEQSKQAFFSSMSHDMRTPLNAILGLSELAEREVENPGKVKGYLEKILFSGRQLLELINDILDMSRMEQGKMEINTQRFNLKRCIQDCADNFRFQAEREEKNFQVSFELDTAYVMGDPMRITQIVNNLLSNAFKFTSPGDSVSVSVSEVENQEFGKYRIAVSDTGTGMSEEFLSQVFDPYARETRFGAKKVAGTGLGMAIVKNLVEQMNGHITVASSLGEGTTFSLVLPLVAAEPEEADTAGEAAACAAPQEITLEGRRILLAEDNQINMEVATDLLSMSGAEIVQAWNGKEALDAFKDSGLFSFDAILMDMQMPVMNGCDAARKIRKLPRPDAGRIPIVALTANAFAEDIAATEEAGMDAHVSKPIDFTILCRTLVRLIGERGE; from the coding sequence ATGACATATGCAAAGAAACGCAAGCGAAAGCTGATGCGGAATATGAGATTCAACCTGATCCTGTTTTTTGTGCTGATCGGCATCGGGATTTTCAGCTTTCACATGGTGAAGGAGGTACTTTTAAAATCCTCCCAGGATCTTGGCAGCGCCCTGGCGGCCAACTGTGCGTCGGAAATGCAGAATCAGCTTACGGTTTATGAGACGCTGCTGAATTTTGGGGAAGATCAGGCAGACCGGCAGGAGAATACTTCGACGGAACAAATCGAAGAGTGGCTCCAGATGTATTTTGTCTGGCTTCAGCGCGTCCTCGGAAGCGATATTGTGGATCCCTATGCGATTGTGGACGGGAAAATTGTCGCGGCGAACCCATGGGAAGGTGATGATACATACGATTTCGAGTCTTCCGAGTGGTATCAGAAGGCGGCAGCGTCGCCGGGTGAGACAATTTTTACTGATGTATATAGAGATGTCATTTATGACAGGTCGGTTATAACAATCGCCCAGAAGAGCCCCTCTCAAGAGGATGATATTGTCATTGCCTTTGATATTTTCCCGGAAAATTTCCAGTTCCGCGAGACGGCCCTGGATGAGCAGGAGGGAGGTTCCTTTTTCCTGTGTGACGGGAACGGTCAGATCATTTACAGTGAGACAGACTGGACCGGGCCGGAGGAGGAGCTGTCCCAGTATATCCTGGGAGTTCTCGCAAGCATTGAGCGCGGCGAGCAGGACAGCTATGATTCCAGCATCACCGACCTGGATGGAAAGCAGCGGGGTGTCTACTATACCTGGATGCCTAATGGCTGGATTTCCATTATCACGATTCCTTATTCCAGCATTCTCTGGTACCTGAGGCAGTTTTTTGCCGGCTTCTGTCTGGTGTTTCTGCTTCTTGTACTGATTCTTGCCGTTATTACCTGGAGAGAGTACAGGTTTTACAAAAAGATCGAGAGGACGGACGAGACCGTAAGAGTCCTTGGCAATTCCTATTATGCCATTTACCGAATCAATTACGGGGACGACACGTATGAGATGATTAAGGGTTCTGACTATATCCGCAGCCGGATCCCGGCGGCAGGGCCGTACAGTGAGCTTTTAACCGTCATGACAGAGGTCATCGAAGAGGAGGCGAAAGAGGAATATCTTGCCAGCTTTTCGACGGAAAATATCCGGAAGCTGGTTTCCAGGCGGATTAAGGATTTCGGCGGTGACTTCTTAAGGAAATTCGGTGAAGAGTACCGTTGGGTGAATGTGCGGATTCTGTTCGACGAGTCCCTGGCGCCGGACGAGGTGGTACTTTGCTTCAGCGAGGTGGATCAGGAAAAGCGCTCGCAGCTTCAGGAACGGAAGCTCCTAAAGAATTCCCTGGAGATGTCCCGGCAGAGCGAACAGTCCAAACAGGCCTTTTTCAGCAGCATGTCCCACGATATGCGGACGCCGCTCAACGCCATTTTAGGCCTTTCGGAGCTGGCCGAGCGGGAAGTGGAGAACCCGGGAAAGGTGAAAGGGTATTTGGAGAAAATCCTGTTTTCGGGAAGACAGCTCCTTGAGCTGATCAACGATATCCTGGACATGTCCAGGATGGAGCAGGGAAAGATGGAGATCAATACCCAGAGGTTCAATTTGAAGCGGTGCATCCAGGACTGTGCCGACAATTTCCGTTTCCAGGCGGAGCGGGAAGAGAAGAACTTCCAGGTATCATTTGAACTGGATACGGCCTATGTCATGGGAGATCCCATGCGGATTACCCAGATCGTAAACAATCTCCTGTCCAATGCTTTTAAGTTTACGTCGCCGGGGGATTCGGTTTCCGTGTCCGTCAGTGAGGTTGAGAACCAGGAATTCGGAAAGTACCGGATTGCCGTTTCGGATACTGGCACCGGTATGTCAGAGGAGTTTTTGTCACAGGTCTTCGACCCATACGCGAGGGAGACCAGGTTCGGCGCGAAAAAGGTGGCCGGAACCGGTCTCGGCATGGCGATTGTGAAGAACCTGGTGGAACAGATGAACGGGCACATTACGGTGGCGAGCAGTCTTGGGGAAGGCACCACCTTCAGCCTTGTGCTTCCCCTCGTGGCGGCCGAGCCGGAGGAAGCCGATACAGCCGGCGAGGCTGCGGCCTGCGCGGCCCCGCAGGAGATTACGTTAGAGGGGCGCCGGATCCTTTTAGCGGAAGACAACCAGATCAACATGGAGGTGGCGACGGATCTTCTTTCCATGAGCGGTGCCGAGATTGTCCAGGCATGGAACGGGAAGGAAGCCCTCGATGCGTTTAAGGATTCCGGGCTGTTTTCCTTTGATGCGATTCTCATGGATATGCAGATGCCGGTGATGAACGGCTGCGATGCGGCCAGGAAGATCCGAAAGCTTCCCCGCCCGGATGCCGGCCGGATCCCCATTGTGGCGCTGACGGCCAACGCCTTTGCCGAGGACATTGCGGCCACTGAGGAAGCCGGCATGGACGCCCATGTGTCAAAGCCCATTGATTTTACGATTCTTTGCAGGACCCTTGTGAGGCTGATTGGGGAGAGAGGGGAGTAG
- a CDS encoding LacI family DNA-binding transcriptional regulator translates to MPTIKELAAYVGVSVSTVSLVLRGEAGERKISQATQEKVWRAAQELGYQPNISARRLRHHGEDQKLVIAVFWARDFRAPMVVRFLRGIQDGIIKNSHNCEIIMHPYTINELEKEMSLKEMNLFHAAIVCNATKRDMEFLENADIRVPVVLYNRPSDRFNTVTIDDRLLGAKAAEVFASRGHKHAAVLSAEPVFEGMDDRIDSFCQTCKSAGMTVDAVLEQENSMAGGFLGASGILSLPALPDCLFCASDAIAVGALKAFHDAGIRIPDDLELISVGNGDKELEEYSIPSLSIVHVPMEKMAGICLELLIEITKGQADSRKSVEMPVRYISRESCGEMAENPPTPLSPQSASQGSCKES, encoded by the coding sequence ATGCCTACGATAAAAGAACTGGCCGCTTATGTCGGCGTCTCCGTCAGCACCGTATCCCTCGTCCTGCGAGGGGAAGCAGGAGAACGAAAAATTTCCCAGGCCACTCAGGAGAAAGTCTGGCGCGCCGCCCAGGAGCTTGGCTACCAGCCCAACATCTCCGCCCGCCGCCTGCGCCACCACGGCGAAGATCAGAAGCTTGTCATCGCCGTCTTCTGGGCCAGGGATTTCCGCGCCCCGATGGTCGTCCGCTTTCTGCGCGGCATTCAGGACGGAATCATAAAAAACAGTCATAATTGTGAAATCATCATGCATCCTTATACGATTAACGAGCTGGAAAAAGAAATGTCTTTAAAAGAGATGAACCTGTTCCATGCAGCCATCGTCTGCAACGCCACAAAAAGAGACATGGAATTTCTGGAAAATGCAGACATCCGCGTCCCCGTCGTCCTCTACAACCGGCCGTCCGACCGTTTTAACACCGTAACCATTGACGACCGGCTTCTCGGCGCAAAAGCCGCCGAGGTTTTCGCCTCCAGGGGCCACAAGCATGCGGCCGTCCTGTCGGCGGAACCGGTTTTTGAAGGCATGGACGACCGGATTGACAGCTTCTGCCAGACATGTAAATCAGCCGGAATGACCGTGGACGCTGTTCTGGAACAGGAAAATTCCATGGCCGGCGGTTTCTTAGGCGCCTCGGGGATTCTCTCCCTTCCGGCGCTCCCTGACTGCCTGTTCTGCGCCTCCGATGCCATTGCCGTCGGCGCTCTGAAGGCCTTCCATGACGCCGGAATCCGGATCCCGGACGACCTGGAACTTATCAGCGTCGGAAACGGAGATAAAGAGCTGGAGGAATATTCCATCCCCTCCCTCTCCATCGTCCACGTCCCCATGGAAAAAATGGCAGGAATCTGCCTGGAACTTTTGATTGAAATTACAAAAGGACAGGCAGATTCACGGAAATCCGTGGAAATGCCTGTCCGCTATATCAGCCGGGAAAGCTGCGGGGAAATGGCGGAAAATCCGCCTACTCCCCTCTCTCCCCAATCAGCCTCACAAGGGTCCTGCAAAGAATCGTAA
- a CDS encoding DUF1446 domain-containing protein — protein sequence MKRVSIGGGQGFWGDSNDAAIHMIRHGNLDYMACDYLAELTLSIMERQKLKNPQAGYARDFIGLMKEVAQTAYEKKIGIITNAGGMNIEGCVGALKEIAEEKGLSGYRIGYVLGDDMKEQIPELLAKGISFENMDETGDFGEIRDQILNANVYFGHEPIVRCLEEGADVVVTGRAADSALFLAPLLHEFGWKPDDWDNLARGIMAGHLLECGGQGAGGNYQYDWRSVPDMDELGFPIAELSDDGFFITKAPDCGGVICEQSVKEQFLYEVHDPANYITPDVNVDISQATVKNAGPNRVEIGNIKGKERPDTLKLCIGYHAGWKVVTYLSFAWPDAYEKAQYAADILMKKMKRKGLKAEEIHISYVGLNSLHLGVADMSPEAVKNLNEVVLRIAIRTKEKAEAAKLIPEISPLQLNGPPGASFFGGRAKVQEVIGLWPTLVPRDAVKLTSHILEVK from the coding sequence GTGAAGAGAGTTTCAATCGGAGGCGGACAGGGCTTCTGGGGCGACAGCAACGATGCGGCCATCCATATGATCCGCCATGGAAATCTGGACTACATGGCATGCGACTACCTGGCGGAGTTGACCCTTTCCATCATGGAACGGCAGAAGCTTAAAAACCCCCAGGCCGGATATGCCAGGGATTTCATCGGGCTCATGAAGGAAGTGGCCCAGACAGCCTATGAAAAGAAGATCGGGATTATTACCAACGCCGGAGGCATGAACATCGAGGGCTGTGTCGGTGCCCTGAAGGAGATCGCGGAAGAGAAAGGGCTTTCCGGATACCGGATCGGCTATGTCCTCGGCGATGATATGAAGGAGCAGATCCCGGAGCTTTTGGCCAAGGGAATTTCCTTTGAAAACATGGATGAGACCGGGGATTTTGGTGAAATCCGTGACCAGATTTTGAACGCCAACGTCTATTTCGGGCATGAGCCCATTGTCCGCTGCCTGGAAGAAGGCGCTGATGTGGTTGTCACAGGGCGCGCCGCCGATTCGGCTCTGTTTTTAGCGCCGCTTCTTCATGAATTCGGCTGGAAGCCGGACGACTGGGACAACCTGGCGAGAGGGATCATGGCCGGCCATCTTTTGGAATGCGGCGGTCAGGGCGCCGGCGGCAATTACCAGTATGACTGGCGAAGCGTCCCCGACATGGATGAACTTGGATTCCCCATTGCGGAACTGTCCGATGACGGGTTTTTCATCACGAAGGCGCCGGACTGCGGCGGCGTCATCTGCGAGCAGTCCGTAAAGGAACAGTTCCTCTATGAGGTTCACGACCCGGCCAACTATATTACGCCGGACGTCAATGTGGATATCAGCCAGGCAACGGTGAAAAACGCCGGGCCGAATCGGGTGGAAATCGGGAACATTAAGGGCAAGGAGAGGCCGGACACGCTGAAGCTCTGCATCGGCTATCACGCCGGCTGGAAGGTGGTTACATATTTAAGTTTTGCATGGCCGGACGCCTATGAAAAGGCACAGTACGCGGCAGATATCCTGATGAAGAAGATGAAGCGGAAGGGGCTTAAGGCTGAGGAAATCCACATCAGCTATGTGGGGCTCAATTCCCTGCATCTCGGTGTCGCTGACATGAGCCCGGAGGCCGTGAAAAACCTCAATGAGGTGGTTTTAAGGATCGCCATCCGGACAAAGGAGAAGGCGGAGGCAGCCAAGCTGATCCCGGAGATTTCCCCGCTCCAGCTCAACGGCCCGCCAGGAGCCAGCTTCTTCGGCGGAAGAGCCAAGGTTCAGGAGGTGATCGGCCTCTGGCCGACGCTTGTGCCGCGAGACGCGGTGAAGCTGACATCTCATATTCTGGAGGTGAAATGA
- a CDS encoding CoA transferase: MEERREHGALENLLVLDLSRVVAGPFCGAILGDLGARAIKIEVPKRGDDARAYAPHVNGESAYFANLNRNKEGITLNLKSEKGKQIFLELVKKADILIENYRPGVMDKMGLGYETLKQVNSRLIYGAISGFGSYGPYSDRPGYDIISQAMGGLMSVTGPKGGLPTRAGNAMGDILGGMNLAIGILAAVNARNLTGEGQRVDISLVDSVVASLENAFERYFYSGQLPERLGNAYASVAPYDTYEAKDGYVVIACGNQKLYEELCREVLHMPDMIDDERFLTVPLRVKNSDVQKPRIESWTKKYTVAEVVRMVSAHGIPASPIYDLKQIVEDEHIAGAREMFVKLTHPVIGEMTVNGSPIKMLGTKEKIRKPAPLLGEDNERIMKEMIGMSDEEMEELRKDGVF, translated from the coding sequence ATGGAAGAGAGACGGGAACACGGCGCCCTGGAAAACCTTCTTGTGCTGGATTTAAGCCGGGTGGTGGCAGGGCCGTTCTGCGGCGCCATCCTCGGCGACCTGGGTGCCAGGGCCATTAAAATCGAGGTTCCGAAGCGGGGAGACGACGCCAGGGCATATGCGCCCCATGTCAACGGGGAGAGCGCCTACTTTGCCAATTTAAACCGGAATAAAGAGGGCATTACCCTGAACCTGAAATCAGAAAAGGGAAAACAGATTTTCCTGGAGCTTGTAAAAAAGGCGGATATCTTAATTGAAAATTACCGGCCCGGCGTCATGGATAAGATGGGCCTGGGATACGAGACATTAAAGCAGGTGAACAGCCGCCTGATTTACGGGGCTATTTCCGGCTTCGGAAGCTACGGGCCGTATTCGGACCGGCCGGGGTACGACATCATATCTCAGGCCATGGGCGGCCTCATGAGCGTCACCGGCCCCAAGGGTGGGCTGCCGACGAGAGCCGGCAATGCCATGGGAGACATTCTGGGCGGCATGAACTTAGCCATCGGGATTCTGGCGGCAGTCAACGCCAGGAACCTGACAGGCGAGGGGCAGCGGGTGGATATTTCCCTGGTGGATTCCGTCGTGGCGTCGCTGGAGAATGCCTTTGAGCGGTACTTTTATTCCGGACAGCTTCCGGAACGGCTCGGGAACGCTTATGCGTCGGTGGCGCCATACGATACCTATGAGGCGAAGGACGGCTATGTGGTGATTGCCTGCGGAAACCAGAAGCTTTACGAAGAGCTCTGCCGGGAAGTCCTCCATATGCCGGACATGATTGACGATGAGAGGTTTTTGACCGTGCCCCTGCGGGTGAAAAACAGCGATGTCCAGAAGCCAAGGATCGAGTCCTGGACGAAGAAATATACGGTGGCGGAGGTCGTTCGGATGGTGTCGGCCCACGGGATTCCGGCATCTCCGATTTATGATCTGAAGCAGATTGTAGAGGACGAGCACATCGCGGGCGCCAGGGAAATGTTTGTAAAGCTCACCCATCCGGTCATCGGCGAGATGACAGTCAACGGCTCGCCAATTAAGATGCTGGGGACGAAGGAAAAAATCAGAAAGCCGGCGCCGCTTTTAGGAGAGGATAATGAGCGGATTATGAAGGAGATGATTGGGATGAGCGATGAGGAGATGGAGGAGCTTCGGAAGGACGGGGTGTTTTAA
- a CDS encoding amidohydrolase: MTDLQFLEQIIERKSEKILDANDRIWEYAELAYHETKSAALLCGILEEEGFSVKTGCAGIPTCFTGTFSYGTGKPVMGILGEYDALASLSQTAAFPEKAPLIPGGPGHGCGHSCLGTGALAAALAVKEYLEAYKKDGTVIYFGCPAEEGAGAKQFMARAGMFNDVDFVYTWHPATENSVEANHSNAIMGANFIFDGVTAHAGGCPYLGRSALDAAELMNVGCNYLREHMIPEARLHYAYIDAGGTAPNVVPDHAVIRYEVRSPWVAQVKDLFRRVVNVARGAALMTETEMKYELSMAFTEYLPNNALAEIGDACLKEVGAPKWDEDDYALARKFLNTYNAQTIENIKNNIIEIYGEERLSEILERPLDSEIHPFDPAKLKQTAGSTDVGDVGYAAPTLNFQIATACIGNVGHTWQMTAQSCSPIAHKGLLTAAKVIALSCVRTMDQPEVIERAKAEVRKRNGGRYTCPLPDEVLPPLETY, from the coding sequence ATGACAGATCTTCAATTTCTCGAACAGATCATTGAACGAAAATCAGAAAAAATTCTCGATGCCAACGACCGGATCTGGGAGTATGCCGAGTTGGCCTACCACGAGACAAAGTCGGCAGCGCTTCTTTGCGGCATCCTGGAAGAAGAGGGGTTTTCCGTAAAGACGGGCTGCGCCGGAATTCCCACCTGCTTTACAGGTACCTTCTCTTATGGGACAGGAAAGCCGGTCATGGGCATTTTAGGCGAATACGATGCCCTGGCCTCCTTAAGCCAGACGGCAGCTTTCCCGGAAAAAGCCCCGTTGATTCCCGGCGGCCCCGGCCATGGCTGCGGCCACTCCTGCCTGGGGACAGGCGCCCTCGCCGCGGCGCTGGCCGTAAAGGAATATCTTGAGGCATACAAAAAGGACGGCACCGTGATCTACTTCGGATGCCCGGCGGAAGAAGGCGCCGGTGCCAAGCAGTTCATGGCAAGAGCCGGCATGTTCAACGATGTGGACTTTGTCTACACCTGGCACCCGGCCACGGAAAACTCCGTCGAGGCCAACCACAGCAACGCCATCATGGGCGCCAACTTCATTTTTGACGGCGTCACGGCTCACGCCGGCGGCTGCCCGTACCTGGGCCGGAGCGCCCTGGATGCTGCCGAGCTCATGAACGTGGGCTGCAACTACTTAAGAGAGCACATGATCCCGGAAGCCAGGCTCCATTACGCCTACATCGACGCCGGCGGCACGGCTCCGAACGTGGTGCCCGACCATGCCGTCATCCGCTATGAAGTCCGCTCGCCCTGGGTGGCGCAGGTGAAAGACCTGTTCCGCCGCGTCGTGAACGTGGCCCGCGGCGCCGCCCTCATGACGGAAACCGAGATGAAATATGAGCTTTCCATGGCCTTCACCGAATACCTGCCGAACAACGCCCTGGCGGAGATCGGCGACGCCTGTCTGAAGGAAGTCGGCGCGCCGAAATGGGACGAGGACGACTATGCGCTCGCAAGGAAGTTCCTAAATACATACAACGCACAGACCATAGAAAATATTAAGAACAATATCATCGAGATTTATGGAGAAGAACGGCTTTCCGAGATTTTAGAGCGGCCCCTTGACAGCGAAATCCATCCCTTTGACCCGGCGAAGCTCAAACAGACGGCCGGCTCCACCGACGTCGGCGACGTGGGCTATGCCGCTCCCACCTTAAACTTCCAGATCGCCACGGCCTGCATCGGGAATGTGGGCCACACCTGGCAGATGACGGCCCAGTCCTGCAGCCCCATCGCCCACAAGGGCCTCCTGACGGCCGCCAAGGTCATCGCCCTCTCCTGCGTCCGCACCATGGATCAGCCGGAGGTGATTGAGCGGGCGAAGGCAGAAGTGCGGAAACGAAACGGCGGCAGATATACCTGCCCGCTGCCGGACGAGGTGCTGCCGCCGCTGGAGACGTATTAA
- a CDS encoding response regulator transcription factor, giving the protein MTEKKRKIYVADDEKNICFLIRNFLEKESFEVCCFYDGDSVLSACEREMPDLLVLDIMMPGTDGLDVCTRIRQVSSVPIIIVSAKDSPLDRINGITLGSDDYMVKPFLPLELVTRVKAIFRRMDAMRPEAPREQDAHGAGELKLHPGRRLAKIRETEISLTPLEFEFLNYMLAQPEYAASRDELLKALWKVDSSQVDTRAVDDMVKRLRRKFKEQEDAVRIETVWGYGFRLFVGEES; this is encoded by the coding sequence ATGACAGAAAAAAAGAGAAAAATTTATGTGGCGGACGATGAAAAGAATATCTGCTTTCTGATCCGGAATTTCCTGGAAAAGGAGAGCTTTGAGGTCTGCTGCTTTTATGACGGGGACTCGGTGCTTTCGGCGTGCGAAAGGGAGATGCCGGATCTCCTGGTACTGGATATCATGATGCCGGGAACCGACGGCCTCGATGTCTGCACGCGGATCCGCCAGGTGAGCAGTGTCCCGATCATCATTGTTTCAGCCAAGGATTCGCCTCTTGACAGGATCAACGGGATTACGCTGGGAAGTGACGACTATATGGTAAAGCCGTTTCTTCCGCTGGAACTGGTGACACGGGTGAAGGCGATTTTCAGGCGCATGGATGCCATGAGGCCGGAAGCGCCAAGGGAACAGGACGCACACGGCGCCGGAGAGCTTAAGCTTCATCCGGGCAGGCGGCTTGCAAAGATCCGGGAAACGGAGATTTCCCTGACGCCGCTGGAGTTTGAGTTCCTGAATTACATGCTGGCACAGCCGGAGTATGCGGCCAGCCGGGACGAGCTTCTTAAGGCACTCTGGAAGGTGGACAGCAGTCAGGTGGATACCCGCGCCGTGGACGATATGGTGAAGCGGCTGAGGCGAAAGTTTAAGGAACAGGAGGACGCAGTTCGGATCGAGACGGTCTGGGGCTACGGATTCCGGCTGTTTGTGGGAGAAGAGTCATGA